A single genomic interval of Streptomyces sp. NBC_00663 harbors:
- a CDS encoding rhamnogalacturonan lyase family protein translates to MHRRRTVAVAAAALLAGLFSAPAAPAAPAARAGETPRRVVENLDRGLVAVPSGDGTFLSWRLLGTEYARYGNSIAFNVYKNGRRLNRTPVIQSTTYQDDSPGNGTYTVRAVVNGHELRSSSSALDFTDGYAEIPLAAADGYTVQHAWPGDLDGDGRYELVVSRLSGTRDKPDLLEAYTLTGERLWRVDQGPGSYTQVGGNGANDPAPAAISGSTAIGGYRNDDNVTVFDLDGDGRAEVLVHTAAGTTFADGARVTAASPANQFVSVIDGATGVERTRQPVPDDLVADGPSGGHFGIAYLDGEHPSLVTKLVTRVGAKRGAFRILFQTWDFNGTDLTPRWKYVVPADSGATSFHQIRTVDVDLDGKDEIADGNYVVNSDGTLRYVVDGAGHGDRFHIADLDPDRPGLEGFAIQQAELGVVPDFPWYYYDADTGERLVTGQHPADWVNDTDIDVGRGSTGDIDPNHPGYEYWTSTADVTAPGAGVRNVQDGKVSTTTPSVNFRIWWDGDKASENLDYTHVEKWDPATETSAKIFAPSGVVSGARNATPFYGDLLGDWREEILAETADHTALRLYTTTEPTRTRIYTLAQNPEYRLGWTVRGYLQSTYTDYYLGTETRRVPKPALTLPEGAVSRDRHA, encoded by the coding sequence GTGCACCGCCGAAGAACCGTCGCCGTCGCGGCGGCGGCCCTGCTGGCCGGGTTGTTCTCCGCGCCCGCCGCACCAGCCGCGCCTGCCGCACGCGCCGGGGAAACCCCGCGCCGGGTCGTCGAGAACCTCGACCGCGGGCTGGTCGCCGTACCGTCCGGGGACGGCACCTTCCTGAGCTGGCGCCTGCTCGGCACCGAGTACGCCCGGTACGGCAACTCCATCGCCTTCAACGTCTACAAGAACGGGCGACGGCTGAACCGTACGCCGGTCATCCAGTCCACGACGTACCAGGACGACTCGCCCGGCAACGGTACGTACACCGTCCGAGCCGTCGTCAACGGGCATGAGCTGCGGTCGAGTTCGTCCGCCCTCGACTTCACGGACGGCTATGCCGAGATCCCGCTCGCTGCCGCCGACGGGTACACCGTGCAGCACGCCTGGCCCGGCGATCTCGACGGTGACGGACGCTACGAGCTTGTCGTCAGCAGGCTCTCCGGGACCCGGGACAAGCCCGACCTGCTGGAGGCGTACACGCTGACCGGCGAGCGGCTGTGGCGCGTCGACCAGGGCCCGGGCTCGTACACGCAGGTGGGCGGGAACGGCGCCAACGACCCTGCGCCCGCCGCGATCAGCGGTTCCACGGCGATCGGCGGCTACCGCAACGACGACAACGTCACGGTGTTCGACCTGGACGGCGACGGCAGGGCCGAGGTGCTGGTGCACACGGCCGCCGGCACCACCTTCGCCGACGGCGCCCGGGTCACCGCGGCCTCACCGGCGAACCAGTTCGTCTCGGTCATCGACGGCGCGACCGGTGTCGAGCGCACCCGGCAGCCGGTCCCGGACGACCTCGTCGCCGACGGGCCCTCCGGCGGTCACTTCGGCATCGCCTACCTGGACGGCGAACACCCCAGCCTGGTCACCAAGTTGGTCACCCGCGTCGGCGCCAAGCGCGGCGCCTTCCGCATCCTCTTCCAGACCTGGGACTTCAACGGCACCGACCTGACGCCGCGTTGGAAGTACGTCGTGCCGGCCGACAGCGGCGCGACCAGCTTCCACCAGATCCGAACCGTCGACGTCGACCTCGACGGCAAGGACGAGATCGCCGACGGCAACTACGTCGTCAACAGCGACGGCACCCTGCGCTACGTCGTCGACGGCGCAGGGCACGGCGACCGCTTCCACATCGCCGACCTCGACCCCGACCGGCCGGGCTTGGAGGGATTCGCCATCCAGCAGGCCGAGTTGGGTGTCGTCCCCGACTTCCCCTGGTACTACTACGACGCCGACACCGGTGAACGTCTCGTCACCGGACAGCACCCCGCCGACTGGGTCAACGACACCGATATCGACGTCGGCCGCGGCAGCACCGGCGACATCGACCCGAACCACCCCGGCTACGAGTACTGGACCTCCACCGCCGACGTCACCGCGCCCGGCGCGGGCGTGCGCAACGTGCAGGACGGGAAGGTCTCCACGACGACGCCGAGCGTCAACTTCCGCATCTGGTGGGACGGCGACAAGGCCTCCGAGAACCTCGACTACACCCACGTCGAGAAATGGGACCCGGCGACCGAGACCAGCGCGAAGATCTTCGCGCCGTCCGGAGTCGTCTCCGGCGCCCGCAACGCGACCCCGTTCTACGGCGACCTCCTCGGCGACTGGCGCGAGGAGATCCTCGCCGAGACCGCCGACCACACCGCGCTGCGCCTCTATACCACCACCGAGCCGACAAGGACGCGCATCTACACGCTCGCCCAGAACCCCGAGTACCGGCTCGGCTGGACCGTGCGCGGCTATCTCCAGTCCACCTACACCGACTACTACCTCGGCACCGAGACCCGTCGGGTGCCGAAGCCCGCCCTCACCCTTCCCGAAGGAGCCGTCTCCCGTGACCGCCACGCGTAG
- a CDS encoding DUF6250 domain-containing protein, with amino-acid sequence MTATRRAFGALAAGAALAALAPATSASATPRHRRLIAHDDFRHGLGQWAVELEKGGSVTAARGVLESDVPAGATIWFKQRLEGPYVVEYTAIPVSEGGVNDRVSDLNNFWNATDVRSPDDLFATQRGGALAEYDYLKTYYVGFGANTNTTSRLRRYAGEPGVRPLIYDYTQPLLTANEPHRVRIVSDGSTQRWWVNGQLVFDYTDPEPYTSGHFAFRTTWSHFRFSDFRVWRLSPQHR; translated from the coding sequence GTGACCGCCACGCGTAGAGCATTCGGAGCCCTTGCCGCAGGAGCCGCCCTCGCGGCCCTCGCCCCCGCCACCAGCGCGAGCGCGACGCCCCGGCACCGCCGCCTCATCGCCCACGACGACTTCCGGCACGGCCTCGGTCAGTGGGCCGTGGAGCTGGAGAAGGGCGGCTCCGTCACCGCCGCCCGCGGCGTTCTGGAGTCCGATGTGCCCGCCGGCGCGACGATCTGGTTCAAGCAACGCCTCGAAGGCCCGTACGTCGTCGAGTACACGGCGATCCCCGTGTCCGAGGGCGGCGTCAACGACCGCGTCTCCGACCTCAACAACTTCTGGAACGCCACCGACGTACGATCCCCCGACGACCTCTTCGCCACCCAGCGCGGCGGGGCCCTGGCCGAGTACGACTACCTCAAGACCTACTACGTCGGTTTCGGCGCCAACACCAACACCACCTCGCGGCTGCGCCGGTACGCCGGCGAGCCCGGAGTACGCCCACTGATCTACGACTACACACAGCCGCTGCTCACCGCGAACGAACCACACCGGGTGCGGATCGTCTCCGACGGCTCCACCCAGCGGTGGTGGGTCAACGGGCAGCTCGTCTTCGACTACACCGACCCGGAGCCGTACACCAGTGGGCACTTCGCCTTCCGCACCACCTGGAGCCACTTCCGCTTCAGCGACTTCAGGGTGTGGCGGTTGAGCCCACAACATCGCTGA
- a CDS encoding SIMPL domain-containing protein, translating to MEAVAKTTRAALKAQNTASAALVKAVHAQGIADRDVRTENVSLSPVHDYTDGTSTPKGYRAAQSFAIKVREPAATGALLQAITDATDDAGRINSVVLDLDLDDRRPLQARARKAAHDDAHAKAAQYARLSGLHLGRLVSLSEGGTGYLAPAAPVAAHAPAGGFVGAPVAPGEIKATATVTAVY from the coding sequence GTGGAGGCCGTCGCCAAGACGACGCGGGCCGCGCTGAAGGCGCAGAACACGGCCTCCGCCGCCCTGGTGAAGGCGGTGCACGCCCAGGGGATCGCCGACCGGGACGTCCGTACCGAGAACGTCTCCCTCAGCCCGGTCCACGACTACACCGACGGCACGTCCACGCCGAAGGGCTACCGGGCCGCCCAGTCCTTCGCGATCAAGGTCCGCGAACCGGCCGCCACGGGCGCGCTCCTCCAGGCGATCACCGACGCCACCGACGACGCGGGCCGCATCAACTCCGTCGTCCTCGACCTCGACCTCGACGACCGGCGCCCGCTTCAGGCCCGCGCCCGCAAGGCCGCGCACGACGACGCCCACGCCAAGGCCGCCCAGTACGCCCGCCTCAGCGGCCTCCACCTCGGCCGCCTCGTCTCGCTCAGCGAGGGCGGCACCGGCTATCTCGCCCCGGCCGCGCCGGTCGCCGCGCACGCGCCCGCCGGCGGCTTCGTCGGCGCACCGGTGGCGCCGGGGGAGATCAAGGCGACGGCGACGGTCACGGCGGTGTACTAG
- a CDS encoding exo-rhamnogalacturonan lyase family protein, with protein MPGVDRRTVIKGAAAAAAAAQFSWALSRTATAADADDTELRWLEGSAPDVHAGATWGVPWARGAYRPEQPFRLTTAAGDDVPVQSWVTGYWPDGSVKWTAHALAPGAPKASAYKLAAGTPAAPERKVTVTRSAGRVEVSTGVITAVFGAKGSDTVVRSVRRGSAEIARDGKLVALRQESVRDGADVARFLGRIEKVEVEQDGPVRAVVRVEGRHRHGGRDWLPFVLRFAFFAGAESFRLVHTFVWDGEQTPGSDEGDFLRGLGVRFTVPLSDQPYDRHVRFADSDGGLFSEAVQGITGLRRDPGAAVRAAQTAGERLPDTSTWDTRVASRLAYIPTWGDYTLTQPNADGYSVRKRTKAGYGWIHAAAGRRAGGFGYVGGASGGLSFGLRDFWQRHPAQLDVRGAAGDAAEATVWLYSPEAQPLDLRFYHDGLGQDTYDEQSDGGLEITYEDYEPGFGTPYGIARTSELTFWALEKTPTATALAAQAAATATPPLLTATPQRLHAAGVFGDWAPVDRSDKARTAVEDHLDDLFAYYRDQREQHRWYGFLDYGDVQHTYDNDRHVWRYDVGGYAWDNSELGTDLWLWYHFLRTGSAEVFRFAEAMTRHTGEVDVYHLGKWAGLGTRHGVQHWADSAKQVRISTAANRRFFYFLTGDERTGDLLSELVDVERTFLEVDPQRKVRTDGYTPGDRHALSVGFGTDWGGISAAWLTEWERRGPNAEKAKAKLVNSLRTIAAQPNGFFTGAGLLDADTGKFAITTSTAVSVSHLSAVFGLVETNSELVSLFGDEEPEFRTAWLNYAQYYNATDAQKKQLTGSTWKSALPAAHSRITAYAAQRKNDPTLATRAWNEFFTGSDTYFPSNDWNPVTIKTPAVLRTTEEIPWISTNSSAQWALAAIQNLALIGDRIPS; from the coding sequence GTGCCCGGCGTCGACCGACGCACCGTCATCAAAGGCGCCGCAGCCGCGGCCGCCGCGGCCCAGTTCTCCTGGGCCCTGTCCCGCACCGCCACCGCGGCGGACGCCGACGACACCGAACTGCGCTGGCTGGAGGGCTCGGCCCCCGACGTCCACGCCGGTGCCACCTGGGGCGTGCCCTGGGCGCGCGGGGCGTACCGGCCGGAGCAGCCGTTCCGGCTGACGACCGCCGCCGGTGACGACGTTCCCGTCCAGAGCTGGGTCACCGGCTACTGGCCCGACGGCTCGGTGAAGTGGACGGCCCACGCCCTCGCGCCCGGCGCGCCGAAGGCCTCCGCCTACAAGCTGGCGGCGGGCACCCCGGCCGCGCCGGAACGGAAGGTCACGGTCACCCGCTCCGCGGGCCGCGTGGAGGTGTCGACCGGTGTGATCACGGCCGTGTTCGGCGCGAAGGGGTCCGACACCGTCGTACGGAGCGTGCGGCGGGGCTCGGCCGAGATCGCCCGGGACGGAAAGCTGGTCGCGCTGCGGCAGGAGTCCGTACGGGACGGGGCGGACGTCGCGCGCTTCCTGGGCCGGATCGAGAAGGTCGAGGTGGAGCAGGACGGACCGGTCCGGGCCGTCGTCCGGGTCGAGGGCCGGCACCGGCACGGCGGCCGCGACTGGCTGCCGTTCGTCCTGCGGTTCGCCTTCTTCGCGGGAGCCGAGTCCTTCCGGCTCGTCCACACCTTCGTCTGGGACGGCGAGCAGACGCCCGGCTCCGACGAGGGCGACTTCCTGCGCGGTCTCGGCGTGCGCTTCACCGTGCCGCTGAGCGATCAGCCCTACGACCGCCATGTGCGGTTCGCCGACTCCGACGGCGGCCTGTTCAGCGAGGCCGTCCAGGGCATCACCGGGCTGCGCCGCGACCCCGGGGCGGCGGTCCGCGCGGCCCAGACCGCCGGTGAGCGGCTGCCCGACACCTCGACCTGGGACACCCGAGTCGCCAGTCGCCTCGCCTACATCCCCACCTGGGGCGACTACACCCTCACCCAGCCCAACGCCGACGGCTACAGCGTCCGTAAACGCACCAAGGCCGGCTACGGCTGGATCCACGCCGCGGCCGGCCGCCGCGCCGGAGGCTTCGGTTACGTCGGCGGCGCGAGCGGCGGACTCTCCTTCGGCCTACGGGACTTCTGGCAGCGCCACCCGGCCCAGCTGGACGTACGCGGAGCCGCGGGAGACGCCGCCGAGGCCACCGTATGGCTGTACTCGCCGGAGGCCCAGCCGCTCGACCTGCGCTTCTACCACGACGGCCTGGGGCAGGACACGTACGACGAGCAGTCCGACGGCGGTCTGGAGATCACGTACGAGGACTACGAACCCGGCTTCGGCACCCCGTACGGCATCGCCCGCACCAGCGAACTGACCTTCTGGGCACTGGAGAAGACACCGACGGCCACCGCGCTCGCCGCGCAGGCCGCCGCCACCGCGACCCCGCCGCTGCTCACCGCCACGCCCCAACGGCTGCACGCTGCCGGGGTGTTCGGCGACTGGGCGCCGGTCGACCGGTCCGACAAGGCGCGGACGGCCGTCGAGGACCACCTCGACGACCTGTTCGCCTACTACCGCGACCAGCGCGAACAGCACCGCTGGTACGGGTTCCTGGACTACGGCGACGTCCAGCACACCTACGACAACGACCGGCACGTCTGGCGGTACGACGTCGGCGGCTACGCATGGGACAACTCGGAGTTGGGGACCGACCTCTGGCTCTGGTACCACTTCCTGCGCACCGGCTCCGCCGAGGTCTTCCGGTTCGCGGAGGCCATGACCCGGCACACCGGCGAGGTCGACGTCTACCACCTCGGCAAGTGGGCGGGACTCGGCACCCGGCACGGAGTGCAGCACTGGGCGGACAGCGCCAAGCAGGTCCGTATCTCCACGGCCGCCAACCGCCGCTTCTTCTACTTCCTCACCGGCGACGAGCGCACCGGTGACCTGCTGAGCGAACTCGTGGACGTGGAGCGGACGTTCCTGGAGGTCGACCCGCAGCGCAAGGTCCGCACCGACGGCTACACACCCGGCGACCGGCACGCCCTCTCGGTCGGCTTCGGCACGGACTGGGGCGGGATCTCGGCGGCCTGGCTCACCGAGTGGGAGCGACGGGGCCCGAACGCCGAGAAGGCGAAGGCCAAGCTGGTCAACTCGCTGCGGACGATCGCCGCGCAGCCCAACGGGTTCTTCACCGGCGCCGGTCTGCTCGACGCGGACACCGGCAAGTTCGCGATCACCACGAGCACGGCCGTGAGCGTGTCCCACCTGAGTGCCGTCTTCGGCCTCGTCGAGACCAACAGCGAACTCGTGTCGCTGTTCGGCGACGAGGAGCCCGAGTTCCGTACCGCCTGGCTGAACTACGCGCAGTACTACAACGCCACCGACGCCCAGAAGAAGCAACTCACCGGCTCCACCTGGAAGTCGGCGCTGCCCGCCGCGCACTCACGGATCACCGCCTACGCGGCACAGCGCAAGAACGATCCGACGCTCGCCACCCGCGCGTGGAACGAGTTCTTCACCGGCAGCGACACCTACTTCCCGTCCAACGACTGGAACCCCGTGACGATCAAGACGCCGGCCGTGCTCCGGACGACCGAGGAGATCCCGTGGATCTCCACCAACTCGTCCGCCCAGTGGGCGCTTGCCGCGATACAGAACCTGGCCCTGATCGGAGACCGGATCCCGTCATGA
- a CDS encoding SGNH/GDSL hydrolase family protein, whose protein sequence is MIGSYVAVGDSFTEGVGDPGPDGAFVGWADRFAVLLADRRPEGDFRYTNLAVRGKLLDQIVEDQLPKAVELAPDLVSFCAGGNDIIRPGTDPDEVAERFERAIGRLTSVAGTVLVTTGFDTRGVPVLKHLRGKIATYNGHVRAIADRYGCPVLDLWSLKTVQDRRAWDGDRLHLSPEGHTRVALRAGQVLGLEVPADPDQPWPPLPPRGTLDVRRDDVHWAREYLVPWIGRRLRGESSGDHVTAKGALSPDDIKLRIGKVA, encoded by the coding sequence GTGATCGGGTCGTACGTTGCGGTGGGGGACAGCTTCACCGAGGGCGTGGGCGATCCCGGCCCGGACGGGGCGTTCGTCGGCTGGGCCGACCGGTTCGCGGTACTTCTCGCGGACCGGCGGCCCGAGGGCGACTTCAGGTACACCAACCTCGCCGTGCGCGGGAAGCTCCTCGACCAGATCGTCGAGGACCAGCTTCCCAAGGCCGTGGAACTCGCCCCCGACCTGGTCTCCTTCTGCGCGGGCGGCAACGACATCATCCGGCCCGGCACCGACCCCGACGAGGTCGCCGAGCGCTTCGAGCGGGCGATCGGCCGGCTCACCTCCGTCGCCGGCACCGTCCTGGTGACGACCGGCTTCGACACCCGTGGCGTACCCGTGCTCAAGCATCTGCGCGGCAAGATCGCCACGTACAACGGACATGTGCGGGCCATCGCCGACCGGTACGGCTGTCCGGTGCTCGACCTGTGGTCCCTGAAGACCGTCCAGGACCGCCGGGCCTGGGACGGCGACCGGCTCCACCTCTCTCCCGAGGGGCACACGCGCGTGGCGCTGCGCGCGGGCCAGGTGCTCGGCCTCGAGGTTCCCGCCGACCCCGACCAGCCGTGGCCGCCGTTGCCGCCCCGCGGCACGCTCGACGTGCGACGTGACGACGTCCACTGGGCGCGGGAGTACCTGGTGCCGTGGATCGGGCGGCGGCTGCGCGGCGAGTCCTCGGGCGACCATGTGACGGCCAAGGGCGCGCTGTCGCCGGACGACATCAAGCTGCGGATCGGCAAGGTGGCCTGA
- a CDS encoding GDSL-type esterase/lipase family protein, protein MRRASLIAAVTVGLVMGAVRPVAASEDVVRPDDRRLVYEGHWGRTAEAAVTVNSGSRLSFRFTGDSAHALFDISSITVPAQIYVSVDGGPKRRYAVDREDIEIRAAGRGPHRVELAVKDVFSRANRWTPPLETGVVLTGVRGRLLPQRPVPQRQFAFYGDSITQGVMALCEVNTSDCADGTAAYPTLVADALHASLTQVGFGRQGVIQTGNGGVPAASDAYGWNYAGSRADADRRADVIVVNQGTNDTAWGSAEFRAAYRAYLDQLRAAAPHARLLALRPFNGAHADDIAAVVDELADDRVEFVDTTDWLSPADGDFNGTVHPSAQGHRKVADRLIDLLAKEH, encoded by the coding sequence ATGAGACGTGCCAGCTTGATCGCGGCGGTGACCGTCGGGTTGGTGATGGGTGCGGTACGGCCGGTGGCGGCCTCCGAGGACGTCGTACGGCCGGACGACCGGCGGCTCGTGTACGAGGGCCACTGGGGGCGTACCGCGGAGGCGGCGGTCACCGTCAACTCCGGTTCCCGGCTGAGCTTTCGCTTCACCGGCGACAGCGCCCACGCCCTCTTCGACATCTCGTCGATCACCGTGCCCGCACAGATCTATGTGTCCGTCGACGGCGGCCCTAAGCGGCGGTACGCCGTCGACCGCGAGGACATCGAGATCCGCGCGGCCGGGCGTGGCCCGCACCGGGTCGAACTGGCCGTGAAGGACGTGTTCTCCCGCGCGAACCGGTGGACACCGCCTCTGGAGACCGGCGTGGTCCTGACCGGGGTGCGCGGCCGACTGCTGCCGCAACGACCGGTGCCGCAACGGCAGTTCGCCTTCTACGGTGACTCCATCACGCAGGGCGTCATGGCCCTGTGCGAGGTGAACACCTCCGACTGCGCCGACGGCACCGCCGCCTACCCGACCCTGGTCGCCGACGCCCTGCACGCCTCCCTCACCCAGGTCGGCTTCGGACGGCAGGGCGTGATCCAGACCGGCAACGGGGGAGTGCCCGCGGCGTCGGACGCATACGGCTGGAACTACGCCGGTTCCAGGGCGGACGCGGATCGTCGCGCCGATGTGATCGTGGTGAACCAGGGCACCAATGACACCGCGTGGGGCTCGGCGGAGTTCCGTGCCGCCTACCGCGCCTATCTCGACCAGCTGCGGGCCGCCGCGCCGCACGCCCGCCTTCTCGCCCTGCGGCCCTTCAACGGCGCGCATGCCGACGACATCGCGGCCGTCGTCGACGAACTCGCCGACGACCGCGTCGAGTTCGTCGACACCACCGACTGGCTCTCCCCGGCGGACGGGGACTTCAACGGGACCGTCCACCCCAGTGCGCAAGGTCATCGCAAGGTGGCCGACCGCCTCATCGACCTTCTCGCAAAGGAGCACTAG